Below is a genomic region from Pirellulaceae bacterium.
GAGTTGCAAAATGATTTTTGGGCTCCTAGTGTCGAAGAGATCAGCAAGGAGTTGGAGATTCATCGTGGGCCGTGGTTGCCTCAATTTTTTTATCGTATCGAAGTGGCCGTACTAGTGCAGACCCTTGGGCTTTTGCTAATCGGCTGGCGAATCTCCGGACTAATGCTGCTGGGAATGGCGATCATGAAGACTGGTTTTCTCAGCGGATGTTCGAGGGCGCGTTCATATTGGACGGTGCTTTTCTCAGGTCTGGTGATGGGATTGCCACTGGTTGTCTATGGGGTTCAGCTTAATCGGGAGGCTGGATGGCGGATGGATTACTCAATGTTTGCTGGGACGATGCCAAATTATGTGGGTAGCGTGTTGATCGCCTTGGGCTATATCAGTCTTTTTCAACTTCTGATGCGAACTGATCTTAGGAGATGCCTGGTTACTTGGTTGGCTCCTGTTGGCCGGATGGCACTGACGAACTATCTCGCACAGACTTTGATTTGCACCACGCTGTTTTACGGACATGGCTTTGCGCTCTACGGTTCCGTTAGCCGTTTTTTGCAGTTGATAATCGTATTTGGGATTTGGCTAATCCAAATACTGTTCTCCCGTTTTTGGATGGCCCGTTTTCGCTTTGGCCCTTGCGAATATGTTTGGCGAACCTTGACCTATCTGAGATTTCTCCCGGAAAAATCTCCGTAAGAAAGAAGCTCCGTTGGAGGAACCGTCAAACGAATTCGTCGGAAAGGGGGATGAGGTGTCGTCTCATGGAAACGGCGCTGGGTGATTGAGTCGATGCGTGCGAACCTGGGAAGTCAGTTGCCGAATGCAGGCGGGAGTGACGAGTTGGATTCGTCCGGAAACAGGCGTTTTCGGTTCGTGTCGAACTGAGGAAGAAGTTATGATCAGGTTTCTGCGTTCCATGGGTTGGCATGACAGAGATGTGCGTAGTAGCTGCTTGATTGTCATCGAGATGGCGAAGCGTGCCGTTGATGGGACGTGATACCGAACGAGAAAAAATAGGAGTATGTCTGATCATGAAGCGAGTTCCTGCCTTGGTGCTCATTGTTCTTTCACTCATCTTCGCATGTGATCTCGCTGCCCAGCAGACGAAGCTTCCCTTCAAGATCGAACGTGCGATCGCTACTCAGGGGTTTGCAGGAAAGTTTTGTTGGGTGCACGCTCGAGCAGGGTCCATGCCTGCGACCTCCGAGCAATCTGTCCCAACGGTTGTGATGACACTCCAAAAACTCCAGCTTTCTGGCTCGGATATTTTTTACGCATTGAACCAAATGTGTACCACGGACGGGGCCAAGAGTTGGACCCTTCCTGTCGAGCAACTGGCTTTTGGTCGAAATCGTTTCGAGTTCGACGGACGCCAAGACCTGGAGATCACGGTTTGTGATTTCACGCCAAAATGGCATGCCAACACAGGCAAATTGCTGGGGATCGGTCACACGGTGGTCTACGAGAACAACCGAGTCCGTCATCTGCGACCCCGAGCGACAGCCTATTCGGTCTATGATCCGGAGCGATCAGTTTGGCCGCAATGGAAAATCCTGGAAATGCCCAGCGACATGAAATTTAGTAATGCGGGTGCGGGCAGTGTGCAACGGCTGGATCTGGAAAACGGCGATATCTTGCTGCCGATTTATTTTAAGGAAATAGGAAAAACGCAGTATTCAACAACCGTGCTTCGCTGCGAGTTTGATGGGGAAACGCTTCGATACGTTGAACACGGCAATGAATTGACGGCTCCGGTGAAAAGGGGGCTCTACGAACCGTCTTTGACCGAGCTTGATGGCCGTTGGTTTCTGACGATGCGGAACGATGATCATGGTTATGTTGCGGTCAGTGAAGGAAGCGGTTCATTGAAATTTTCTCAGCCCAAGAAGTGGATCTTCGACGATGGAGAAGATCTTGGGAATTACAACACACAGCAGCATTGGATGCGGCATCCTCAGCATGGGTTGTGGTTGGTCTACACGCGACGTAACGCCGACAATGATCACGTCTTTCGGCACCGTGCTCCCCTGTTTGTTGCCAAAGTTGATCCGGAGAAGCTCCATGTTATTCGCGCGACGGAACAGATTCTCATTCCGGAAATGGGGGCTAGGCTTGGCAACTTCGGTATCACAGAAATTAGTGAAAACCAAACCTGGGTGACGGTGGCCGAGTGGATGCAAGGGCCGGGGCCGAATTATCAAGATTCGGCACCGATCGTCGAACGTGGAGCGAACAACCGGATCTGGGTGGCGAAAGTGAATTGGGCCGCCAAGCCCAAGCCGCGTATTCAAAGGTATGGCACAGAGTTCATGGGAGCAGCT
It encodes:
- a CDS encoding DUF418 domain-containing protein, with product MTDKIQSEGGQDSLPSEHVRSASCADASLSSPATRIDSLDVLRGFAVLGILVMNIQSFAMIGSAYGNPNSWGDMSGIEGGVWYVSHLFADSKFMAIFSMLFGAGIVLMSNRQRQAGLSAAQVHYRRMLGLFGIGMIHAYLFWYGDILVLYAICGSIVFWMWPLRVRWLLLGSAALLLTGLLITLVLNWSIQFMTPSDCNELQNDFWAPSVEEISKELEIHRGPWLPQFFYRIEVAVLVQTLGLLLIGWRISGLMLLGMAIMKTGFLSGCSRARSYWTVLFSGLVMGLPLVVYGVQLNREAGWRMDYSMFAGTMPNYVGSVLIALGYISLFQLLMRTDLRRCLVTWLAPVGRMALTNYLAQTLICTTLFYGHGFALYGSVSRFLQLIIVFGIWLIQILFSRFWMARFRFGPCEYVWRTLTYLRFLPEKSP